A window of Mucilaginibacter sp. PAMC 26640 contains these coding sequences:
- a CDS encoding helicase: MIQQALKNLKINALNPMQEAAISAAKKGDVILLSPTGSGKTLGFLLPILALLQKDVNTVQALILVPSRELALQIEQVFRTIGSGFKVNCCYGGHPVKTEMKNLSQPPALLVGTPGRIAHHLRRKSFSTDTINTLILDEFDKALEFGFQEDMSFIISELPNVKKRMLTSATRMDEIPRFTGIQKPIVLDFLGQTETVANLKQKVVIAEPADRLEALFALICKIGDKATLVFCNHREAVERISDVLWDNGLPNDIFHGGMEQEDRERALIKFRNGSHRILITTDLASRGLDIPEIEHVIHYQLPHTEEAFVHRNGRTARMHATGTSYLLLSPGDKPAYLKELPETEDLTGDIVIPPPSEWTTLYLAAGKKDKVNKVDIVGLLLKKGNLNKDDLGLIEVLDFSSYAAVKRSQAERVAALVKTEKIKGKKVKIEISK, from the coding sequence ATGATACAGCAAGCGCTCAAAAACCTCAAGATAAATGCCCTTAACCCAATGCAGGAAGCTGCCATTAGCGCTGCAAAAAAAGGCGATGTGATTTTACTTTCGCCAACAGGATCCGGCAAAACACTTGGGTTTTTACTGCCTATACTTGCCTTGCTGCAAAAAGACGTCAACACGGTGCAAGCACTTATTTTAGTTCCCTCGCGCGAGTTGGCTTTACAAATAGAACAGGTATTTCGAACTATTGGCAGTGGCTTTAAAGTAAACTGCTGTTACGGTGGGCACCCTGTTAAAACGGAAATGAAAAATTTATCGCAGCCACCTGCCCTACTGGTTGGTACACCTGGCCGGATAGCGCACCACCTCCGTCGCAAAAGTTTCAGCACTGATACAATTAACACCCTGATCCTTGACGAATTTGATAAAGCCCTGGAGTTTGGTTTTCAGGAGGATATGAGTTTCATCATCAGCGAGCTGCCCAATGTGAAGAAACGCATGCTTACCTCCGCAACAAGAATGGATGAAATTCCACGCTTTACCGGGATACAGAAGCCAATCGTGTTGGATTTTCTGGGTCAAACAGAAACGGTTGCCAACTTGAAACAGAAAGTAGTTATAGCGGAACCAGCAGACCGGCTGGAGGCACTTTTTGCATTGATCTGCAAGATAGGTGATAAGGCCACCCTTGTTTTTTGCAATCACCGTGAAGCGGTAGAACGCATCAGCGATGTGCTTTGGGATAACGGGCTGCCTAACGACATCTTTCACGGTGGCATGGAACAGGAAGACCGCGAACGCGCGCTCATCAAATTCCGTAATGGCAGCCATCGCATCCTCATCACCACCGATCTTGCATCGCGGGGTTTGGATATCCCGGAAATAGAACACGTGATCCACTACCAACTACCGCACACTGAAGAGGCTTTTGTTCACCGTAACGGACGCACAGCCAGAATGCATGCTACCGGTACCTCCTACCTTCTTCTTTCCCCAGGTGATAAACCAGCTTATTTAAAAGAATTACCGGAAACGGAAGACCTGACCGGTGACATTGTTATCCCTCCCCCGTCGGAGTGGACGACGCTGTACCTTGCCGCCGGTAAAAAAGACAAAGTAAACAAAGTGGATATTGTTGGCCTACTTTTAAAGAAAGGCAACCTTAATAAGGATGATCTGGGTTTAATAGAGGTTCTTGATTTTTCATCTTATGCCGCAGTAAAACGCTCACAAGCCGAGCGGGTGGCTGCGCTTGTAAAAACGGAGAAGATCAAAGGCAAAAAAGTAAAAATAGAGATCTCGAAATAA
- a CDS encoding DNA-binding response regulator, which yields MLTVLIIEDELPNIQRLEKMLHALDRNISIAAKLQTVAASVEWLRSNQQPDIIFMDIRLTDGLSFEIFTHVDVTAPVIFITAYDEYALKAFEVNGIAYLLKPLEAEKLQACLTKTKSLAGLGHDETILKMVKNMHARQPIYRTRFLIAYRDKFILVMADEIAYFTSENKTTFLVRHNAQRFMIDQTLEILEKEMNPDGFFRISRQYIVSIKAILNIHQSFNGQLKIDLAPSLNEGVLISREKSNQLKNWLNQSGL from the coding sequence ATGTTAACGGTTTTAATTATTGAAGATGAGCTTCCAAATATCCAAAGGCTAGAAAAAATGCTTCACGCCCTTGATAGAAATATTAGCATAGCCGCGAAGTTGCAAACGGTTGCTGCCAGTGTGGAATGGTTGAGAAGTAACCAACAGCCAGATATTATATTTATGGATATAAGACTAACCGATGGCCTGAGTTTTGAGATCTTTACCCATGTTGATGTAACTGCTCCGGTCATTTTTATTACGGCTTATGATGAATACGCCTTAAAAGCATTCGAGGTTAATGGAATTGCTTACCTGCTCAAACCATTAGAAGCTGAAAAACTCCAAGCTTGTTTGACGAAGACCAAATCTCTTGCCGGCTTAGGCCATGATGAGACTATCTTAAAAATGGTTAAAAACATGCATGCCAGGCAGCCTATCTACCGTACGCGCTTCTTGATTGCCTACCGTGATAAATTTATATTGGTGATGGCCGATGAGATAGCCTATTTTACTTCTGAAAATAAAACCACCTTTTTGGTTAGGCACAATGCCCAGCGGTTTATGATCGATCAGACGTTGGAGATATTGGAGAAGGAGATGAATCCGGATGGTTTTTTTCGAATCAGCCGGCAATACATCGTCTCTATAAAGGCAATTCTCAATATTCACCAATCCTTCAACGGGCAATTAAAAATTGATCTCGCACCATCGTTAAATGAAGGTGTATTAATCAGCAGAGAAAAATCTAACCAGTTAAAAAACTGGCTCAACCAATCTGGTCTTTAA